The DNA window TCGTCGTCCAAAGACATTttgttttcgcactataactttagtataagtaaatagaactctatgaaatttaaacacaaggtttatgaccattaaagaaaggttgggattggttttgggagttttggtcccaatagtttaggaattggggaccaaaaagggcccaaatacatgtaagcatttttcttggttttcgcacaataactttagaaaaagtaaacagaaatccatgaaattttaagcttatgaacacaaaaggaaggttgggattgattttgggagttttggtacCAACAGTTTacgaattaggggccaaaaaaaggtcccaaataagcatttttcttggtttttgtacaataacttaagtataagtaaatagaaatttaggaaattttaacacaaggtttatgaccacaaaaggaaggttgggattgattttgggagttttggtcccaacagtttaggaattaggggccaaaagggtccaaatttaaactttgtttgatttcatcaaaaaatgaattattggggttctttgatatgccaaatctaaccgtgtatttagattcatattttttggtctacattaaggtccaaagggtccaaaattaaacttagtttgattgtaacaaaaattgaatccttggggttctttgatatgctgaatctaaaaatgaacttagatttttttattattggcccagttttcaagttggcccaaatcggggtccaaaattaaacttttttgatttcatcaaaaattgaataaatggggttctttgatatgccaaatctaactgtgtatgtagattcttcatttttggtcccgttttcaaattggcctacattaaggtccaaagagtccaaaattaaactaagtttgattttaacaaaaattaaattcttgggcctcttttaTATgctcaagttggtccaaatcaggatctaaaattattatattaagtattgtggaatagcaagtcttttcaattgcacagtattgtgcaattgcaagaaatatctaatttcacaatattgtgaaatagtggcaaatttttttttaattagagttatctttctttgtccaaaatagtaagcaagaaatatcttattgcaagaatgttttttaattggagttatctttctttgtccagaatcaacttaaatctttgttatatacaatatacaatgtatacatggtatattcactttttactaccaactgataaatttaaataatctttaccattcagtgataacaagcagtttttttacattttatttacagtttattttatgatgtatttaaatgagtagttattgttgcaaactccattagaatattttaattgagattagttttggaataagggaaagggggatgtgattaaaaaattgggttcaatttttctcatttgaaatttcataaataaaaagaaaatttcttcaaacattattttgagaggattaatattgaacagcataatgaattgctctaagagaaaacaaaaattttaagttcattagaacacattcattctgtgtcagaaacctatgctgtgtcaactatttaatcacaatccaaatttagagctgaatccagcttgaatgttgtgtccatacttgccccaaccgttcagggttcaacctctgcggtcgtataaagctacgccttgcgaagcatctggttaatATTTGGGCCcagttatcaaattggtccacattgaggtcatTTATAAGGGTCttaaattgaacattatttgatttcatcaaaaattgaagtCTAGGGCTTcaatgatatgctgaatctaaccatgtatttagattttggctattagaccataataggtaaatgtccaatttaaaatttttaagtttttatgattaagttcttagaccacattcattctgtgtcagaaacctatgttgtgttcaactatttaatcacaatccaaattcagagctgtatcaatcttaaatgttgtgttcatacttgccccaactgttcagggttcgacctctgtggtggtataaagctgcgccctgcagagcatctggttccATCTTACTTTGAACAATAattaatgtacatttattacacacacaaaaaaaaaattatggaaacaaattgtttttccAAAGAGAACAATTCAAAAAGTtcaggttttattttattttaatttttttggaataattaatcatgttaataattttagaaaaaaaaattcttatcaatattgatttaaaataattacattagatgtatgtttcattataatacgttattctgattggctaattgcacatctCATGTTATTCCGTGagcaattgcatcagacaataacatttatcattcatgatgacacgaggtcccacgataaagtgcacaggtgaattaaataaaacttcataaaaatcgtgtttttataatcctagctaaagaatgtaattataagtattgaatgcttctttttgtaactttatagggttgtaaaagcgttgaccgtgcatacatttttagaatgaagcgttctgtgcttcatacaaaatgtacttcggtcaacgcttttacaccccaataaaattacaaaaagaagcattcaattcttaaataaaaacttaatcTTGTGattaattatgttaattaagaaaagaatcaaatgttttttttgaaGATGAAAACACCCATGACCTATGAATGATGAATGGTCAGAGGTACATCAAGTTACTGTAAGATTATGAGAAGGTAATTTAAATGCCATTagtttaatatctttatttgtttttcagagaAAACCATTCATATAGAGAAAATGGCATCAAGTTTCAGTTCAAATACTTCATCAGAAGACACCCCTAGATTTATGTCAATTTTATCTGGAGAATGGATGGACCTTCCCGTAGATTCAAGACATGGAAAATGTCGTAGTGTAAGTGACTTTGAAAAACTGAGCCGAGTTGGAGAGGGGACTTATGGAATAGTATATAGAGCCAGAGATAGGAGAACAAATTATATTGttgcattgaaaaaaatgagaatggagAAAGAGAAAAATGGAATTCCAATCAGTGGTCTtagagaaattaacattttgcTTAATCTTCGACatacaaatattgttgaaatGTCTGAAGTTGTTGTAGGAAGGAGTCTTGAAAGCATTTTCCTCGTTATGGAATACTGTGAACAAGATCTTGCTTCTTTATTGGACAATATGTCTGCCCCGTTCACAGAGGCTCAGGTCAAGTGCATTATGATTCAATTATTAAAAGCACTGAGGTATTTGCATGAAAATTTCATCCTTCACCGAGATTTAAAAGTATCAAATTTACTTATGACAGATAAAGGCTGTGTTAAAATAGCTGACTTTGGATTGGCCAGGAAGTATGCTTTCCCGGAACAACCAATGACACCAAGAGTAGTAACTCTTTGGTACAGGGCACCAGAACTATTATTAGGATCTAAGACACAGACGACAGCCTTAGATATGTGGTCTGCAGGTTGTATATTTGGTGAGTTGTTAGCTCACAAGCCTCTCATACCAGGTCGATCTGAAATCCACCAATTAGAAATGACCATAGAACTGTTTGGTACCCCTAGTGAAGCAATCTGGCCAGGATTTAACGATTTACCAGGAATGAAAGATATCACTTTGAAGAAACAACCATACAACAATGTCCGTCATACTTTCCCGTGGTTGACCGATGCCGGAATCAGACTTCTGAATTATTTGTTCATGTACGATCCAGAAAAGCGAGCGTCTGCCGAGGATGCTCTTGATAGCTCGTATTTTAAAGAACAACCTTATCCGTGTGAACCAGAGTTTATGCCATCGTTTCCTCATCATAGGTTGAAACGAAAAGAAGAGACAAGAGAAAAATGATTCTGATAGAGAAGATAAGATCATGGATAAATTTGTTGTAAAGTTACAATTGCATTTAAGTTAGAATGTTAAAATGCATTATGTGTAAGACAtgtacaaaagtcaattgtaaGAAAGAAGAATGTTTGAAtggaaattgaaattttttatattccttaccatacatgtataagaattaGTTTAGCAGTTGAATTAGAGTTTAAATAAGATGTTAAAAGAGGATAACATTTGAGAAAAGTTAACATTATTGgttcaaatgcaaaaaaatgtacatttgttgtaacaaaatgcttgcaatcacaaaaaaacataaaatttctGATCCATATATGCGAAATTATGATCATTGTTATTTATATCgtgtatttcatttataatgGAGAAAAAGAATTGTGGGACTCGTATTATCTCTGTCATGTGTGTCTTCAGGTCATGTTGCAGCCTCCTTTGATGTGCAAAGCACATATGATACAGTAACTATAGTGTATAAAGGCCCCGTAGATAGCAAAAaggaaacaatttaaaattaacatttgaattaaatatttcatgtatctGATCGTCCTTGTAACAACTACATTGTAACAGTCTCATTTTAGTATAAACATTGTAACAGTTAAGACAGTTTGCAACCAAAAACAATCAACATATACTAAGCTTTTGACTTCAAACAGAcacagtaattatatataagaaggtagatattttaatagatataggaagatgtggtttaaacatgtttgcaaGCACTCAACTCCTCTTACTTGGGACAGTGGTGGAACtgtacaacaacaaaaagtacTTTAAAATTGTAGTAACAAGGGCTTGTATTATCagaactgcaaaaaaaaaaatcaacaaaggaCATAGACAAGTATCAACCAGAGTACTAATACATatgaaaactagaggctctaaagagcctgtgtcgctcaccttggtctatgtgaatattaaacaaaggaagcaaatggattcatgacaaaattgtgttttggtgatggtgatatgtttgttcatcttactttactgaacattcttgctgcttacaattatctctatctataatgaacttggcccagtagtttctttggaaaatgttaccggtagtaaaaaggagtaggtccggtaaggactcattttggcctcaaatttcagtttcatctgacgaaacattttgaccactttttaaaatattagtgtctatttcacttgattcaattagtttatgtgaaagatttttacTGATTTAGTCCttaaaatctctcaaatatgccaaaaaacgtcacttttcagatgttttttgtcaaaaacgaaagtgtcCACATCCGTattcatccacaacctttatatatgttatgtatgatcataaaatacaacttacatttcaatattatggatgaacacgaatgcggccactttcgttttacacggaaaccgtctaaaatttaactaaaatgatagaattttgaagatttcagtaatttagcatgacttaatggtgctacaacccgatatatgtgcattatattgtcaaaaacagcccatatttatgtagcagaagtattcaactgtccaataaataactaaaagtttacattttaacaattttgtaaaactgttatattttggggccaaaaagaggtcttaccGGCAtgaccggacctactcctttacaaattttatgaaaattgtttaatattgactataaaggacaataactgcTTAGGGGgtaaactgaccattttggtcatgttgacttatttgtaaatcttactttgctgaacattattgctgtttacagtatatctctatctataataatattcaagataataaccaaaaacagcaaaatttcactaaaattaCGAATTCAgcaacagcaacccaacaactggttctctgattcatctgaaaatttcagggcagatagatcttgacctgataaacaattttacccatgtcagatttgctctaaatgctttggtttttgagttataagccaaaagaTGCATTctcccctatgttctatttttagccatggcggccatcttggtttggtttggcgggtcaccccacacatttttagctcaccggacccgaagggccaagtgagctttttcacttggcgtccatcgtccagcgttaacttttacaaaaatcttctcttctgaaactactgggccaaatttaaccaaacttggccacaatcatcatttgggtatgtagtttaaaaaatgtgtggcttgacccgccaaactaaccaagatggccaccatggctaaaaatagaacataggggtaaaatgcagtttttggcttataactcaaaaaccaaagcatttagagcaaatctgacatggggtaaaattgttaatcaggtcaagatctatctgccctgaaattttcagatgaatcggacaacccattgttgggttgctgcccctaaattggtaattttaaggaaattttactgttttgggttattatcttgaatattattatagatagagataaactgtaaacagcaataatgttcagcaaagtaagatttacaaataagtcaaacatgaccaaaatggtcagttgacccctttaggagttattgccctttatagtcaatttctaaccatttttcgtaaatcttagttatcttttacaaaaatcttctcctctgaaactactgggccaaattaaaccaaactcggctacaatcatcattggggtatcttgtttaaaaaatgtgtggcgtgaattggccaaccaatcaagatggccgc is part of the Mytilus trossulus isolate FHL-02 chromosome 13, PNRI_Mtr1.1.1.hap1, whole genome shotgun sequence genome and encodes:
- the LOC134694802 gene encoding cyclin-dependent kinase 10-like, whose amino-acid sequence is MASSFSSNTSSEDTPRFMSILSGEWMDLPVDSRHGKCRSVSDFEKLSRVGEGTYGIVYRARDRRTNYIVALKKMRMEKEKNGIPISGLREINILLNLRHTNIVEMSEVVVGRSLESIFLVMEYCEQDLASLLDNMSAPFTEAQVKCIMIQLLKALRYLHENFILHRDLKVSNLLMTDKGCVKIADFGLARKYAFPEQPMTPRVVTLWYRAPELLLGSKTQTTALDMWSAGCIFGELLAHKPLIPGRSEIHQLEMTIELFGTPSEAIWPGFNDLPGMKDITLKKQPYNNVRHTFPWLTDAGIRLLNYLFMYDPEKRASAEDALDSSYFKEQPYPCEPEFMPSFPHHRLKRKEETREK